In the Malassezia vespertilionis chromosome 1, complete sequence genome, one interval contains:
- a CDS encoding uncharacterized protein (EggNog:ENOG503NVQT) translates to MQSDPLALWTYHDEENMEHTFWRYKIELSVLEVSQVVAYEIDGVTEQANFHVPASEQNFRWASHSCNGFSSSIDPTEWNGADPLWNDMLAEHKKNPFHIVMGGGDQIYNDKIVQEAEIAPIFSSETNHANKSPLTPEIATAIDRFLFRNYTKWFGSGTFSQAAAYIPMVNMLDDHDLIDGFGTYPDDLMKSPVFNAIGSRGYFFYLLFQMFMNDEVDGVSNEDTSDPNPSPFSSLIIGGPGAYIPFPTHNLLVKLGPKQYMLLLDCRAQRKLTQVCALDTYKRCFRELRALPPTAQHVIIQLGVPLAYPRMVFLENILTSRFNPIIYLIKKLLPSFTNNFNGQVELLDDLNDHWCAAKHKHERNVLIERLQEVALKQKLRITFISGDVHAGGCGYFYTAMNTSPAKDHRYMLAMITSAIVNAPPPGPVLKLINTLAVKKHRSLFSINTRERMLPMFKNNPDGSKQSNKYIIGARNWCAVDYMEDSNELKFDLRVEKSKGSSEVDVYTVKAPPPLFSKKRFGHRAKDNQ, encoded by the exons ATGCAGAGCGATCCACTCGCGCTTTGGACCTACCATGACGAAGAGAATATGGAACACACTTTCTGGCGCTACAAAATTGAGCTCTCGGTTCTGGAAGTGTCTCAGGTGGTAGCATACGAAATTGATGGGGTAACTGAACAAGCCAATTTCCACGTACCTGCAAGTGAACAAAACTTCCGCTGGGCCTCGCACTCGTGCAATGGATTCAGCAGTAGTATTGACCCTACTGAGTGGAATGGCGCGGATCCATTGTGGAATGATATGCTGGCGGAACACAAAAAGAACCCGTTCCATATTGTTATGGGCGGTGGGGACCAAA TATACAATGATAAAATTGTACAGGAGGCAGAAATTGCTCCTATTTTTTCGTCCGAGACTAACCACGCCAACAAGTCGCCGTTGACGCCTGAAATTGCTACTGCCATTGATAGGTTTCTCTTCCGCAACTATACAAAGTGGTTTGGAAGTGGCACATTTTCCCAAGCAGCAGCTTACATTCCTATGGTCAATATGTTGGATGATCACGACCTTATTGACGGGTTTGGCACGTACCCAGACGATCTCATGAAGTCACCCGTATTCAATGCAATCGGCAGTCGCGGCTACTTTTTCTACCTCCTCTTCCAAATGTTTATGAACGACGAGGTGGATGGAGTGAGCAATGAGGATACGTCGGATCCTAACCCCTCTCCTTTTTCGTCCTTAATTATTGGCGGACCAGGTGCCTACATTCCTTTCCCAACCCACAATTTGTTGGTAAAGCTGGGCCCTAAGCAGTACATGCTTTTGCTGGattgccgtgcgcaacgcAAGCTGACGCAAGTGTGTGCATTGGACACGtacaagcgctgcttccgGGAGCTTCGTGCATTGCCGCCTACCGCACAGCATGTAATCATTCAGTTGGGTGTCCCATTGGCATATCCCCGCATGGTCTTTCTTGAAAACATTCTAACAAGCCGATTCAACCCCATTATTTATCTTATCAAGAAACTCTTACCGTCATTCACAAACAACTTCAATGGCCAAGTCGAGTTGCTCGATGACTTGAACGATCACTGGTGTGCGGCAAAGCACAAACACGAAAGGAATGTACTTATTGAGCGTCTCCAAGAAGTGGCATTGAAGCAAAAGCTTCGGATTACCTTCATTAGTGGCGATGTGCACGCAGGCGGATGTGGTTACTTTTACACGGCAATGAATACATCTCCCGCCAAGGACCACCGGTACATGTTGGCGATGATCACAAGTGCTATTGTTAATGCCCCGCCTCCAGGCCCGGTCCTAAAACTGATCAACACACTTGCTGTAAAGAAGCACCGCAGCTTGTTCTCCATTAATACAAGGGAACGCATGCTGCCCATGTTCAAGAACAATCCAGATGGGAGCAAGCAGAGTAATAAATACATAATCGGTGCACGCAATTGGTGCGCTGTCGATTACATGGAGGATTCCAACGAACTGAAATTTGACCTTCGCGTGGAAAAGAGCAAGGGATCAAGCGAGGTAGATGTGTACACTGTCAAGGCACCTCCGCCGCTTTTCAGTAAAAAACGGTTCGGGCACCGTGCGAAAGACAATCAGTAG
- a CDS encoding uncharacterized protein (COG:G; EggNog:ENOG503NW2N) — protein sequence MPHPSLVGEAQSMFVGTGIMFDDAQKPRPVIRVGSPGEVGDLVICDLIFTTRGPAAGAVVVEWNVREKTQGSVAMFDTHIRIGGTQGTNLELDTCGKDKPLHELPRASFLNLHLTKKSSGYFQNVWIWTADHELDQGAPEQLNILSGRGVLIESQGPVWMYGTASEHQLLYQYSLVNAHNVILAMIQTESPYFQGQHFAPASVCEVRSKSYPDPDCAKRYDSQGAYNQEQEDRAVGLHIENCQDIYVYGAGMYSFFDSYAQDTLPEHACQRRLCTIDDGHGESSRIWMLNMATVGSEILLSVDGRDYYPEKPFREGFCSTATMCLIDSTAQEKIAVL from the exons ATGCCCCA CCCCAGT CTTGTCGGTGAGGCGCAGTCGATGTTTGTCGGCACAGGCATCATGtttgacgatgcgcagAAACCGCGCCCTGTAATTCGTGTTGGCTCGCCTGGCGAAGTAGGTGATTTAGTGATCTGCGATTTGATTTTCACGACGCGGGGCCCTGCGGCAGGTGCGGTCGTGGTGGAATGGAACGTACGCGAAAAAACGCAGGGCTCGGTGGCCATGTTTGACACACACATCCGCATCGGCGGAACGCAAGGCACAAACTTGGAGTTGGATACGTGCGGGAAAGACAAGCCTTTGCACGAGCTTCCACGGGCGAGCTTTTTGAATCTCCACCTGACCAAGAAAAGCAGCGGGTATTTTCAAAACGTCTGGATTTGGACGGCCGATCATGAATTagaccaaggcgcgccaGAGCAGCTCAACATTCTCAGTGGTCGTGGTGTGCTTATTGAATCACAAGGCCCCGTTTGGATGTACGGTACTGCCAGCGAGCACCAGCTGCTTTACCAATACTCCTTGGTAAACGCACACAATGTGATACTCGCCATGATCCAGACAGAGTCACCCTACTTTCAAGGACAGCACTTTGCACCTGCATCAGTGTGCGaagtgcgcagcaaatctTACCCCGACCCAGACTGTGCAAAGCGCTATGATTCACAAGGCGCATACAATCAGGAACAGGAGGATCGCGCTGTGGGGTTGCACATTGAAAATTGTCAAGATATTTACGTGTATGGAGCAGGGATGTATTCATTTTTTGACTCCTATGCTCAAGATACATTGCCGGAGCATGCatgccagcggcgcttgtgtaCAATTGACGATGGCCACGGAGAGTCCAGCAGGATTTGGATGCTGAACATGGCTACCGTTGGATCGGAAATTCTATTATCCGTTGACGGCCGCGATTATTATCCCGAGAAGCCTTTCCGCGAAGGGTTCTGCAGCACAGCAACGATGTGTCTGATCGATAgcacagcgcaagaaaAGATAGCGGTACTCTAG
- a CDS encoding peptide-methionine (S)-S-oxide reductase (COG:O; EggNog:ENOG503P2RD) translates to MSTSTPASTETATFANGCFWGTEYIFRKYFGDKGLIHAEVGYIGGNHKFANPSYEQVCTGKTGHAEASLLAFDPSRVSYAELVEFFYRTHDPTQANGQGPDIGTQYRSALFPHTPEQEQTAKRVTEAVQAQHFDPKGTRIVTTIEPRPVSDLYVLFLLTQSFKAEPYHQAYLSNNPSGYHCPTHRLWW, encoded by the coding sequence ATGTCCACATCTACTCCGGCCAGCACTGAGACAGCCACCTTTGCGAATGGCTGTTTCTGGGGCACTGAATATATTTTTCGCAAGTACTTTGGCGACAAAGGCCTCATTCACGCCGAAGTAGGCTACATTGGCGGAAACCACAAGTTTGCAAACCCGAGTTACGAGCAGGTATGCACCGGTAAGACCGGGCATGCCGAGGCGTCACTGCTTGCGTTTGATCCGAGCCGCGTGAGCTACGCAGAATTGGTCGAGTTTTTCTACCGCACGCACGACCCGACGCAGGCCAACGGTCAAGGACCCGATATTGGTACACAGTACCGCAGTGCCCTGTTTCCGCACACACCTGAACAGGAGCAAactgcaaagcgcgtcACCGAAGCAGtccaagcgcagcacttTGACCCGAAAGGCACGCGCATCGTGACGACAATTGAACCGCGCCCTGTTTCTGATTTGTACGTCCTATTCCTACTAACGCAAAGCTTCAAAGCCGAGCCGTACCACCAAGCCTATCTGTCGAACAACCCCAGCGGCTATCACTGCCCGACGCACCGCCTCTGGTGGTGA
- a CDS encoding uncharacterized protein (COG:G; EggNog:ENOG503NY3H): MGGLYVTLVRASQMVQASDNRLEELCMSANVVDEAHFAFVYAATDPASNRVAETLVAHRTSIPSIRSELLDEVSIEYVGKPAENVLLHQWKAVMRECSDLDVHAAASIDAFVVPWIERGSASHIAVVASASVVDKITHSLLLLRSAPLSIVCDMQQRRARSVTLAAGPVLQLMVKKAGLQGTQALYDTYILKNDGARLSKATAESVQDVLPDARISPQPSITFSPSKAHIEGKASPWYHLRTSPSPNRAKQGAGISLPGFAGGTSLSLPLGARAHASGVPQPPRNMHLYDTSVMLRSIEKWDPVRGVGDAMDIGEAVSPPLGTQSRALDTTETRSGSRTYSFGGGSRLHLPGPIISLRTSGADTQSSSGAVTSPVLAHKGSAASVYSMSSTAPSASASQNTLSNVSAFAQSLFSHTSLLQGTQCSTQDMSSEGPPDTLWQGICLRLFPLFNGEPVGMPIEVVNEWAELYVRQLMVSQGPATPYVLEETWAKFCRTSTLGINARLHHLEGLALLQGVVGAWRMYYETIIPFLHAAIFPLESCVRYMADTMERSMLRTDAGPHGAKERVSARRHAGEDEMHWEHGSPVLSDIATSSSASIEDVPEMELPLPSAINVPRLDIQRALLLSFRDRVLLPISRWLLAAIAHIDELARFSPPFVSPRHGPQADQIEVRPKELRPYLLQLTGVLVGLHTDDNAQERVEHLRNRLLSSLTSDAPLPLSPKLSPSHTPDRYHFLKVTPSELHI; encoded by the exons ATGGGCGGCTTGTATGTGACGCTGGTTCGCGCTTCGCAAATGGTGCAAGCGAGTGATAATAGGCTGGAGGAGCTTTGTATG AGCGCGAATGtcgtggacgaggcgcattTTGCTTTTGTGTATGCTGCCACGGATCCAGCGTCGAACCGCGTCGCGGAAACACTGGTG GCACACCGTACATCCATTCCGAGTATAAGGTCCGAGTTGCTGGACGAAGTAAGTATCGAGTACGTCGGCAAGCCTGCCGAGAACGTGCTCTTGCATCAATGGAAAGCTGTGATGCGCGAGTGCTCGGACTTGGACGTGCATGCCGCGGCCTCGATCGACGCTTTTGTAGTTCCGTGGATTGAGCGTGGTAGCGCTTCACACATTGCTGTTGTCGCGAGTGCGAGTGTGGTGGATAAAATCACGCACTCCCTGTTGCTtctgcgcagtgcgccgctcagCATCGTATGCGATATGCaacagcgtcgcgctcgctctGTTACGCTTGCAGCAGGTCCTGTTCTCCAGCTTATGGTTAAAAAAGCTGGTCTGCAAGGTACTCAGGCCTTGTACGACACATACATCCTAAAGAATGATGGCGCGAGATTAAGCAAGGCTACTGCAGAGTCAGTACAGGATGTACTGCCTGACGCACGCATTTCCCCACAACCATCGATTACGTTCAGCCCATCGAAAGCGCATATCGAAGGTAAAGCTTCGCCATGGTATCATCTGCGCACATCTCCAAGTCCGAACCGCGCGAAGCAAGGCGCGGGAATCTCATTGCCTGGGTTTGCGGGCGGCACTTCCTTGTCTTTGCCGCTAGGCGCACGGGCGCATGCTTCAGGCGTGCCGCAACCGCCACGGAACATGCATTTGTACGACACATCCGTGATGCTACGTTCCATAGAAAAGTGGGATCCTGTACGTGGCGTGGGCGACGCAATGGATATTGGGGAGGCTGTTTCGCCCCCGTTGGGCACACAGTCGCGTGCTTTGGACACGACTGAAACCCGCTCAGGCAGCCGCACGTACTCTTTTGGAGGTGGCTCGCGACTGCACCTGCCTGGACCGATCATTAGCCTCcgcacgagcggcgcagataCGCAGTCATCCAGCGGTGCGGTCACTTCGCCTGTACTGGCTCACAAAGGCAGCGCTGCCAGTGTGTATTCCATGTCTAGTACGGCACCATcggccagcgcctcgcaGAATACGTTGAGCAACGTGAGTGCATTCGCTCAAAGTCTCTTTTCACACACCTCCCTGCTTCAAGGCACACAGTGCAGCACACAGGACATGTCTAGCGAAGGCCCGCCCGACACTCTGTGGCAGGGCATCTGTTTGCGCCTGTTCCCGTTGTTTAACGGTGAGCCGGTCGGCATGCCGATCGAAGTGGTCAACGAGTGGGCGGAGCTCTATGTGCGCCAGCTAATGGTGTCGCAAGGGCCCGCCACTCCCTACGTCCTCGAGGAAACATGGGCAAAATTCTGCCGAACAAGCACGCTCGGCATCAATGCAAGGCTTCATCATCTCGAGGGACTCGCGCTGCTACAAGGTGTCgtcggcgcttggcggaTGTACTATGAGACCATTATTCCTTTCCTACACGCCGCAATCTTCCCGTTGGAGTCGTGCGTGCGGTACATGGCAGATACAATGGAGAGGTCCATGCTACGCACAGATGCAGGCCCACACGGTGCGAAAGAGCGCGTATCGGCGCGGAGGCATGCGGGGGAGGACGAGATGCATTGGGAGCATGGGTCGCCTGTGCTCAGCGATATCGCCACCAGCTCATCCGCATCGATAGAGGATGTGCCGGAAATGGAGCTTCCCTTGCCTTCAGCGATAAACGTACCGCGCCTAGATATCCAGCGCGCACTGCTTCTCTCGTTCCGCGACCGCGTTCTTCTCCCGATCAGCCGGTGGCTTCTCGCCGCTATTGCGCATATCGACGAACTCGCACGGTTTTCACCGCCGTTTGTGAGTCCACGACATGGGCCACAAGCGGACCAAATCGAGGTACGGCCCAAGGAACTCCGGCCGTACCTCTTGCAGCTCACTGGTGTCCTCGTTGGCTTGCACACCGATGACAATGCACAGGAGCGCGTGGAACATTTGCGGAACAGGCTGCTTTCGTCATTAACATCCGACGCGCCTTTGCCACTTTCGCCCAAACTTAGTCCCTCTCACACGCCGGATCGATACCATTTCCTAAAAGTGACCCCCTCGGAGTTGCACATCTAG
- a CDS encoding uncharacterized protein (EggNog:ENOG503P8HG; TransMembrane:1 (o6-25i)), producing MDSAAIPLPTIICTIAIIAGAWFAYSRLTLPSSKPGGGAYDPQTGIGRGAPGFQTNVRRVALPADLVARIRAGEEISPEEIAAAQEKLATGQAAAPQKPEDEWIPAGLRKKQGNTGGRRKGRK from the exons ATGGATTCGGCTGCTAT TCCCTTGCCTACTATTATTTGCACGATCGCCATAATTGCGGGCGCATGGTTTGCATACTCTCGGCTGACTCTGCCATCGTCAAAGCCGGGCGGTGGTGCGTACGATCCGCAAACGGGAattggccgcggcgcgcctggGTTCC AAACAAATGTTCGCCGTGTTGCATTGCCTGCCGATCTCGTAGCTCGGATTCGTGCAGGTGAGGAGATTAGCCCTGAGGAAAttgctgccgcgcaagaaaaACTCGCTACCGGCcaagccgcagcgccgcaaaagccAGAGGACGAGTGGATTCCTGCGGGCCTGCGCAAGAAACAAGGGAACACGGGAGGGCGCCGCAAGGGGCGCAAGTAG